GAGGAGATGGTCTACCTCCACAAGCAGCGCCTATCGGAGATGGGGTTCGCGGTCCACGTGTTCATAGGGATACACCCGAGGAACATCGTCGGGGGGTGGCGGAGGCTAATCCCGGTGATCGAGGAGTTCGTCTCCAAGGGGCTAGTGAACGGCATAGGCGAGGTTGGCCTAGAGATTGGAGACGCGACCGAGGTTGAGGTTCTCCGCGAGCAGCTAAGGATAGCCAGGGAGTATGGGTTGCCCGTCATCATACACACACCCAGGGACAACCGCGTATCGATCGTCAAGAGGATAGTCGAGGTTGTTAGAGAGACGCGTATAGAGCCCAGCAGGGTCGTCATAGACCACGTCAGCGACGACATAATAGATGCTGTTAACGCGGCGGGCGCGGTCCCGGGCCTCAGCATCAAACCAGGGCTATTGTCGCCCTGCGACATCGCAGAGAGGCTGGAGAGGTACGAGAACGGGGTCCTCAACAGCGACTCTATACACATAAACGATACTGATCCACTTGCGGTGCCCAGGACGGTAGCTTACCTCGAGAGGGTGCTTCAGGGCGAACACTCCGTGATCGAGAGGCTAGCGTATTCTAACGCATGCGAGTGGCTGAGAGGCAACTGAAGCGCAGGGAGCCACGCCCTGGTTGCCCTATGCCTCGCGGGCGGCGAGCGCCAAGGTGGACGTGAAGATTTGGTGATAGGATGGAGCATGGGCTCGACGGGCTCAGCCTGAAGGTCCTTCTACACCTCTACGAGTATGGCCCGGACACGCCCAAGCTGATGTGCAGGAGGCTGCTAGGCGAAAGGACCCAGCTGGACCCCGCGCT
The Pyrolobus fumarii 1A DNA segment above includes these coding regions:
- a CDS encoding TatD family hydrolase; this encodes MLYIVDAHTHAHFLPDRDLELMYLAGVRELVICSFVPLARRAETLMDHFEEMVYLHKQRLSEMGFAVHVFIGIHPRNIVGGWRRLIPVIEEFVSKGLVNGIGEVGLEIGDATEVEVLREQLRIAREYGLPVIIHTPRDNRVSIVKRIVEVVRETRIEPSRVVIDHVSDDIIDAVNAAGAVPGLSIKPGLLSPCDIAERLERYENGVLNSDSIHINDTDPLAVPRTVAYLERVLQGEHSVIERLAYSNACEWLRGN